In one window of Equus asinus isolate D_3611 breed Donkey chromosome 16, EquAss-T2T_v2, whole genome shotgun sequence DNA:
- the LOC139040382 gene encoding guanylate-binding protein 6-like: MASGPNMMAPICLVENNNEQLSVNQKAIEILGKISQPVVVVAIVGLYRTGKSYLMNRLAGQNHGFPLGSTVQSETKGIWMWCVPHPSKLNHTLVLLDTEGLGDVEKGDPKNDSWIFALAVLLCSSFVYNSMSTINHQALEQLHYVTELTELIRAKSSPRPDEVQDSTEFVSFFPDFIWTVRDFTLELKLDGHPITEDEYLENALKLIPGKNPKVQASNLPRECIRLFFPKRKCFVFDRPINDKALLADIENVSENELDSKFQEQINKFCAYIFTHARPKTLREGIMVTGNRLRTLVVTYVDTINTGAVPCLENAVRTLAQLENSVAMQKAADHYSEQMAQKLKLPTDTLQELLDVHTACEREAIAVFMEHSFKDENQEFQKNLVEIIKDKKEDFILQNEEESVNYCQAKLDQLSTVLMESISAGTFSVPGGHKLYMEAKERIERDYWRVPRKGVKANEVLQRFLQSQAAIENSILQADKALTEGEKAAAVERAKKEAAEKEQEMLRQRLQEQQQQMEAQKKSLQENIDQLEKKLAWERENLLREQNMILEHKLKVQRDLLNEGFRKKADEMNAEINGLKNMIDTSKNDDTPWVAQILDRFGNEVTSVLSAPAKLLGNLVKGVGSLFKKN, translated from the exons ATGGCATCTGGACCCAACATGATGGCCCCCATTTGTCTGGTGGAAAACAACAATGAACAGCTGTCAGTGAACCAGAAAGCTATAGAGATTCTTGGCAAGATTTCTCAACCAGTGGTGGTGGTGGCCATTGTAGGACTGTATCGTACAGGCAAATCCTACTTGATGAACCGTCTTGCAGGACAGAACCACG GTTTCCCTCTGGGCTCTACTGTGCAGTCTGAAACCAAGGGCATCTGGATGTGGTGTGTGCCTCACCCCTCCAAGCTGAACCACACCCTGGTTCTTCTGGACACAGAGGGCCTGGGGGATGTGGAAAAG GGCGACCCTAAGAATGACTCGTGGATCTTCGCCCTGGCTGTGCTTCTGTGCAGCAGCTTTGTCTACAACAGTATGAGCACCATCAACCACCAGGCCCTCGAGCAGCTGCA TTATGTGACAGAGCTCACAGAGCTCATCAGGGCAAAGTCTTCCCCAAGACCTGATGAAGTACAAGATTCCACAGAGTTTGTGAGTTTCTTTCCAGACTTTATCTGGACTGTACGGGATTTCACCCTGGAGCTGAAGTTAGACGGTCACCCTATCACAGAAGATGAGTACTTGGAGAATGCCTTGAAGCTGATTCCAG GCAAGAATCCCAAAGTCCAAGCGTCCAATCTACCCAGAGAGTGCATCAGGCTATTCTTTCCAAAACGGAAATGTTTTGTATTTGACCGGCCAATAAACGACAAAGCACTCCTAGCTGACATTGAGAATGTGTCTGAAAACGAACTGGATTCTAAATTccaagaacaaataaacaagttcTGTGCTTACATCTTCACCCATGCAAGACCTAAGACTCTTAGAGAGGGAATCATGGTCACTGGGAATC GGCTGAGGACTCTGGTGGTGACCTATGTGGATACCATCAATACTGGAGCAGTGCCTTGTTTGGAGAATGCAGTGAGAACTCTGGCCCAACTTGAGAACTCAGTGGCCATGCAGAAGGCAGCAGACCATTACAGTGAGCAGATGGCCCAGAAATTGAAGTTGCCCACAGACACACTCCAGGAGCTGCTGGACGTGCACACAGCCTGTGAGAGAGAGGCCATTGCAGTTTTCATGGAGCACTCCTTCAAGGATGAAAATCAAGAGTTCCAAAAGAACCTTGTG GAAATCATAAAGGATAAGAAGGAGGATTTCATACTGCAGAATGAAGAGGAATCTGTTAACTACTGCCAGGCTAAACTTGATCAGCTTTCAACGGTCCTAATGGAAAGCATTTCAGCAGGGACTTTCTCTGTTCCTGGAGGGCACAAGCTCTACAtggaagcaaaagaaaggatTGAACGGGATTACTGGCGAGTGCCCAGGAAAGGAGTGAag GCGAACGAGGTCCTCCAGAGATTCCTGCAGTCGCAGGCAGCAATAGAGAACTCCATCCTGCAGGCAGATAAAGCTCTCACTGAAGGAGAGAAGGCTGCAGCAG TGGAGCGGGCCAAGAAGGAGGCAGCTGAGAAGGAACAGGAGATGCTAAGACAGAGACtacaggagcagcagcagcagatggaGGCGCAAAAGAAGAGTCTCCAGGAAAACATAGATCAATTGGAAAAGAAGCTGGCGTGGGAAAGAGAAAACCTACTGAGAGAGCAGAATATGATATTGGAGCATAAACTGAAG gtccaAAGAGATCTCCTTAATGAAGGATTTAGAAAGAAAGCTGATGAGATGAATGCAGAGATAAATGGCTTGAAAAATATGATTGATACTTCTAAAAATGATGATACTCCCTGGGTCGCACAAATCTTGGACAGATTTGGCAATGAGGTCACTTCAGTATTATCTGCTCCTGCCAAACTTCTTGGTAATCTTGTGAAAGGCGTAGGCTcactatttaaaaagaattaa